A segment of the Mogibacterium diversum genome:
ACCATCATCTCTTCTAGCGCCACTCTTTGATCTAACAACTACTGCCTTTACAACGTCACCTTTCTTAACAACTCCACCTGGAGCAGCATCCTTAACGGAGCAAACGATGATGTCTCCAATATTCGCATACTTGCGGCCTGTACCACCAAGGATACGAATGCAAAGGAGCTCCTTCGCTCCGGAATTGTCGGCAACTCTCAATCTTGTTTCTGTCTGTATCATGATTTGTCGCCTCCCTATTTAGCTTTCTCAACGATCTCAACAAGTCTCCATCTCTTATCCTTTGAAAGAGGCTTTGTCTCCATAATCTTTACTCTATCGCCGATGCCACACTCATTGTTCTCGTCGTGAACCTTGAACTTTTTAGTTCTCTTAACAGCCTTACCGTAAAGAGAATGTCTTACTGAATCCTTTGTAGCAACAACAATTGTCTTATCCATCTTGTCGCTTACAACTACTCCAGTTCTGGTCTTTCTGCTATTTCTTTCCATTGTACATCCTCCTTCCTTTAAGCTTCAGGCTTTTCCATTTCCCTGATTATGGTCTTAACTCTGGCAATATCTCTTCTGATTTCTCTCATCTTCACAGGGTTGTCGAGCTGTCCGGTAACGTGCTGGAATCTCAGATTGAATAGCTCCTGCTTCATTCTTGCGAGCTCGGCGGTTCTCTCCTGATCAGTCATTTTTCTTATTGTATTCAGATCCATTATTCGTCACCACCCTTTGCTTCCTGGTTCTTGACAACGAACTTGCACCTTACTGGTAGCTTGTGAGAAGCAAGTCTCAAAGCCTCCTTAGCCTGTGCTTCAGTTACGCCCTCAAGCTCGAACATTACTCTGCCCGGCTTAACTACAGCCACCCAATACTCAGGTGAACCTTTTCCGGAACCCATTCTTACTTCTGCTGGTTTCTTTGTGATTGGCTTATGTGGGAAGATTTTGATATAAACCTTTCCGCCTCTCTTGATGGATCTTGTCATCGCGATTCTGGCAGCCTCGATCTGCTTTGAGTCAATCCATGCTGGCTCTTCAGCAACTAGACCGAACTGACCATATGTAACGGTGTTACCCTTTGTTGCAACACCCTTCATTCTGCCTCTGTGGACTCTTCTGCGTTTAACGCGCTTTGGCATTAACATGGCAAGTCTCTCCTTTCTATGATTATTCTTCTGTTCCCTGTGCAGTTTCAACTACTTCAGGAGCAGGAGCCGCCTCAGTTACCTTTGGAGCCTTTCTAACTCTTGTAGTTGCTGGCTTAACCTCTGGTCTGCTTTCGCGGTTATCATTTCTTCTGTTTCCGAAGCTTCTCTTCTTATCTCTCTTATCGTTTCTTCTCTGCTTACGATCTCTTCTATCGTTTCTGGACTGCTCTGGAATAGCCTCCTTGAGACCCTTATCTAGAATCTCGCCGTGGTTAACCCAAACCTTAACACCAATTTTTCCGTAAGTAGTGTCTGCCTCTGCAAATCCATAATCGATATCAGCTCTGAGAGTGTGTAGAGGAACATTTCCTTCGCTGTACTTCTCGCTTCTAGCAATCTCGGCACCACCAAGTCTTCCGGAAACAAGAACCTTGATACCCTTAGCTCCAGACTTCATAGTTCTCTGGATTGCGGACTTCATAGCTCTTCTGAAAGAAACTCTTCTCTCGAGTGCCTGTGCAATGCTCTCAGCTGTTAGCTGTGCATCAAGCTCAGCTCTTCTAACCTCTTCGATGGAAATATCTACAGTCTTACCTGTTAGCTTAACGAGGTTCTTCTTGAGCTCGTCAATTCCATCTCCAGATCTTCCGATTACCATTCCTGGTCTAGCTGTTGCGATGATTACCTTTACCTTGTCAGCTGCAGGTCTCTCAATTACGACACTTGCAACGCCGGCAGCGTAAAGCTTCTTCTTAACATAGTTTCTAACCTTGTTGTCTTCAACTAGGAAATCAGCGAAGTTGCTCTTGTCAGCAAACCACTTTGAGTTCCAATTCTTGTTGACTCCAACTCTGAATCCATGTGGATTAACCTTCTGACCCATCTGGCTGACCTCCTTCTACTGTTTCTACTGCCTTTACAGCTTCTCTCTCCTTAAGAGTTACTCCAATGTGGCTTGTTCTCTTGAGGATCATGGATGCTCTACCCTGAGCGCCTGCTCTGAATCTCTTCATTGTAGGACCCTGGTTTGCATAAACCTCTGCGACGTATAGCTCATCACGGTTCATATCAAAGTTGTTTTCAGCATTTGCTGCTGCGGACTGAACTACCTTCTCTACAAGCTCTGCACCCTTTCCAGGTGTGAACTTGAGGATTGTTAATGCCTCGTTCAAATCTTTTCCTCTTACTAGGTCAGTAACAGGCTTTAGTTTGCTAGGAGACATTCTTACATATTTAGCAAGTGCTTTTGCTTCCATATCAGTTTCTCCTTTCTTTATTTCGCCTTGTCACCAGCGTGACCCTTGTAAGTTCTAGTTGGAGCGAACTCTCCAAGTCTGTGACCTACCATATCTTCTGTGATGTATACAGGAACATGCTTACGACCGTCGTGAACAGCGATCGTATGTCCAACCATCTGAGGAAAAATCGTCGATGGTCTCGACCATGTCTTGATTACACTTTTTTCATTAGACTCGTTCATCGCTTCGATTCTCTTGATGAGTTTCTTTTCGACGAAAGGGCCCTTTTTTAGCGATCTTCCCATTATATGCTCCTTTCTTATTTAGCATTTCTTCTTCTAACGATGTACTTGTTGGAATCCTTGTGCTTGTTACGTGTCTTGTAACCAAGAGTTGGTTTACCCCAAGGTGTAACTGGGCTCTTACGTCCAACTGGTGCTCTACCTTCACCACCGCCGTGTGGGTGATCGTTAGGGTTCATTACGGAACCTCTTACTGTAGGTCTCCATCCCATGTGTCTCTTTCTACCAGCCTTACCAATCTGGATGTTAGCGTGGTCAATGTTACCAACTTCTCCGATTGTAGCTCTGCAGTTGATTCTTACCATTCTTACTTCGCCGGATGGTAGCCTTACCTGAGCATAATTGCCTTCCTTAGCCATGAGCTGAGCGCCGTTACCAGCTGATCTTACAAGCTGAGCACCCTTTCCAGGCTTTAGCTCGATGTTGTGAATGATTGTACCTACTGGGATATTCGCGATTGGTAGTGCGTTTCCTACCTTGATATCCGAATCTGGTCCAGATTCAACTACGTCTCCAACGCGCAGCTTGTTAGGAGCAACAATGTATCTCTTCTCTCCATCTGCGTAAACTAGAAGAGCGATATTCGCTGTTCTATTTGGATCGTACTCGATAGTCTTAACTGTTGCTGGAATACCGTCTTTAGTTCTCTTAAAGTCGATAATTCTGTACTTAGGTCTGTATCCGCCACCTCTATGTCTAACGGTGATCTTACCTCTTACATTTCTTCCTGAATGCTTCTTCAGAGTTTTAGTAAGGGATTTTTCTGGCTTGCTAACTGTTATCTCCTCGAAAGTCGAAACAGTCATGCCTCTCAGACCAGGAGTGGTTGGATTATACTTCTTAATTCCCATTATTTACTCCTCCTATTTTACAGTCCCTGGAAGATCTCGATCTCTTTGCTATCCGCAGCGAGAGTAACGATTGCCTTCTTATAAGAAGCTGTTCTTCCTACTGTTCTTCCCATTCTCTTAACTTTTCCATTAACGTTCATGATATTAACCTTAGCAACATCAACTCCGAAGATTTCTTCGACAGCCTGTCTAACTTCGGTCTTGTTAGCTGTATCAGCAACCTTGAAAACATACTTCTTGTCAGCCGACATGTCCATGCTCTGCTCGGTGATGATAGGCTTAAGTATTACGTCGTAACCGCTCTTCATTATGCGTATACCTCCTCAATTCTCTCAGCTGCTGCCTTAGTGAGCACGAGGCTGTAATGATTGATGATCTCATATACATTCATTGTGCTTACAAGTGCAGTTCTCACACCCTGAATGTTAGAAGCAGATCTAACAACGTTCTCATCCTTCTCATCCATTACGATGAGGGCCTTCTTATCAGCCTTGATATTCTCGAGAACCTTAACCATTTCCTTAGTCTTTGGTTCAGCGAACTTTAGCTCATCTAGTACGATGATTTCCTTGTCAGCAACCTTAGCAGAAAGTACGGACTTAAGAGCAAGTCTCTTTACCTTCTTAGGAACTGCATATCTGTAGTCCCTTGGCTTTGGTGCGAAAACAATTCCACCACCTACCTGCGTAGGATCTGTTGTGCTTCCCTGTCTGTGGCGACCTGTACCCTTCTGTCTGAAAGGCTTGCGTCCGCCTCCTCTTACTTCACTTCTTGTCTTGGCAGATTGGGTTCCCTGTCTCTGGTTTGCCAAGTAATTCTTGACTACAGTCTGTACTGCGATTTCGTTTGGTTCGATTCCAAAGATTTCATCATTCAATGTAACTTCGCCAACCTCAGCACCGGCCATATTAAGCATCTTTACTTTTGCCATTAGTGATTCCTCCTTTCTGCCTCTTATTTATTCTGTCCTTTTACCGCACCCTTAACCTTAAGGAGTCCGCCCTTCTTTCCAGGAACAGCTCCCTTAACGAGAAGTAGGTTGCGATCAGCAATAACCTTTACGAGAACGATGTTCTGTACTGTAACTGTGTCTCTACCCATTCTTCCTGGGGCCTTGTTGCCCTTGAAGACTCTTGATGGGTATGTACCAGCGGCAAGAGCACCTGCAAGTCTCTTATGCTTGGAACCGTGAGTCATAGGTCCTCTGCGGTGTCCGTGTCTCTTGATGTTACCCTGAGTTCCCTTACCTTTGGAAACGCCTGTAACGTCAAGCTTCATTCCCTCTTCGAAATCAGCAACTGTGATTTCCTGTCCTACCTCGTAAGTCTCGCCATCTTCGACTCTGAACTCAGCGAGGTACTTCTTAGGAGCTACTCCGCACTTCTCAAAATGACCAGTCTCTGGCTTGTTGAGTCTGTGTGCCTTCTGCTCCTCGTAGCCAACCTGTACAGCATTGTAGCCGTCGGTCTCTACTGTCTTAACCTGCGTTACTACCTCAGGTCCGGCTTCGATTACGGTAACTGGTACTACAGCACCGTTCTCATTGAAGATCTGTGTCATGCCGATCTTCTTGCCTAAAAGTGTTTTCATAATTCTCCTCCTAGTGTCTTACAGCGGATCGCCCTGGTTTGGCCGAATTGCCCTCTCATGCGATCTTTCTAAAATCTAGCTTAGAGCTTGATTTCAATGTCAATGCCTGCTGGCATATCGAGCTTAGCAAGAGCGTCTGTTGTCTTAGTCGAAGCATTAGTAATATCGATAAGACGCTTGTGTGTTCTCTGCTCAAACTGCTCTCTGCTGTCCTTGTACTTGTGAACAGCTCTGATGATTGTTACGACTTCCTTCTCTGTTGGAAGTGGAATAGGGCCAGATACTGTAGCGCCTGTTCTCTCAGCAGTCTCAACAATCTTTGCTGCCGACTTATCCAATAGAGCATGGTCATAAGCCTTCAGTCTGATTCTGATTTTCTGTAGTTCGCTCATTAGTAGTTCCTCCTGTTTGTTTTGTACTGTTTTCGCTATGCTTGTACAGGACTTCGCCCGTTTTTACTTGCTTCACCATGGCACTTACACTCTTTCGTGCGTTTCCTAAAGGTTTACACAAATCAAAAATGGCGAACCCCCTCGCCCTCGTCTAGCGAGGACAATTCTCCGCAGAAATTACCTGATAGCTCAGCAACTTCCTGCTTCATCGCCTTAAACAAGCTTTTAAATTATACATGGCAAGAATTTACAATGCAAGGCTTTTTTGTACTTTTTTAAGAAAGTAATTACAGTGTTTTCAAGTGTTACAGGTGGCTCCACACTAACACGGCTACGTGCGTTTCCTTGGTGTTGATATTTCATCAAAAACTATTCGTTTTTTTATGTTTTTTGTATAAATTGCACTATTTTAGGGTTTGTTTCGTTCATTTGACTCAGCTGATCGAATATGAATAATTGATATGTTTTCTCAAAAATACATAAAAAATACATTATTTAGCAGTTGGTATTTTCCAAACACGCCTTAGTAGTCTTTTATCGTCTATTTATATTTTATGTTTCTATATGTATTTGATTCTCATATCGATACTATACGACTGCATATATGATACAATTCTCTTATAAGATATTGAGTTTCAGTATTTCTGAAAGGAGTATTAACAAAATGAAAAAGTTATATAAGAGTAAAAGTTGCGGTACTATTGTAGGCAAGGTATTTGATGATGGTGGAGTTCTCGCATGTTGTGGGGAAGATATGGAAGAGCTTGTGCCAAAGACCGCTGATTCTGCTACTGAAAAGCACGTTCCTGTGGTTGAGTGTGACGGCAATCTCGTTAAGGTTACTGTTGGTAGCACACTTCACCCTATGACAGAGGAGCATCATATTCAGTTCATAATACTTGAAACCAATCTAGGATTCCAAAGAAAAGCTCTAAAGGTTGATGGAGAGCCTGTTGCAACATTTGCCATCCAGGACGGAGAAAAAGTTGTAGCAGCATACGAGTATTGCAATATCCACGGCTTCTGGGTTAACGAGTTAAACTAATATTGTATGATCAGGGGGGTATGCCACCAAATAGTCTGCCTCAGGAGCTTTGTACTGGTTGATATAGATTGATTAGAATAATTGGTCACAGATTTCATAGAAAAGCATAAGCGGAAGGCGATGGCCTTCCGCTTATGTTTTCTTATGTTTACTTGCTCTTCTATATGTCTCTAACAATCCTCTAGCCTGGTGGCCAAGTCATCTTTCTACGTCCAAGAATATGAATGTGCAGATGGTGAACAGTTTGCTGCCCATCTTCTCCAGTATTGATAACGGTTCTATATCCATTATCTAGACCTTCTTGAGCTGCGATATCCTTAATCTTGAGCATCATGTGTCCCATAAGCTCTCTATCTGCGTCTTCTAAATCATTAAGAGATGCAACGTGCTTCTTGGGAACCATCAAAACATGTACAGGTGCCTCTGGAGCAGCATCACGGAAAACCGAAATAAGGTCATCCTCGTATACCATATCAGTAGGTATCTCACCTTTTGCAAGCTTGCAGAAAATGCAATCTTCCATATGACTCCTCCTTTCTAGACCACTTCAGCTAAGCAGCCTTCCTTGTAATTAGAGATTAACCGAACCTCAACGAATTCGCCTGAGGTCAGCTTTCGCTCCTTATCCTTAATATACACCTTTATGTAGTTAGATGTATATCCTGTAGCGTAATCTTCTTCAAAAGTTTCCACGAGCACTCTGTGTACTACGCCAAAGTTGCGTTTTTGGAACTCCTGTGCGACGTGTCCCGCTCTGTTAATCAGCTCATTTACACGAGCCGTCTTGTCTGCCGGCGTCACTGTTTCCTTATACTTCGCAGCCTCAGTGCCCTGCCTAGGCGAGAATTTGAATGCATGAACTCTGCCGAAAGTGGCTTTGTTAACGACGTCTAGAGTGTCTGCGAAATCTTCTTTCGTCTCCCCAGGAAATCCAACTATTATATCCGTCGTGATTCCGTATAGCGAATCAACGCTTCGTATAGCCTCGACAATCGCGAGGTATTCATCTCTAGTGTATCTGCGTTTCATGCCCTTTAGAACATTGTTACTGCCACTTTGTATAGATAGGTGCAGATGTCTGCAAAGTCTCTTGTACTTGACGATTCGCTCAACGTGTTCCTTGTCTACAACGTTAGGTTCAAGTGAGCTCAGTCTTACTCTGAAATCTCCTTCTAATTCATCAAGCCTCTTCAGCACCGCTTCAATTCCTGAAAGACCTTCTTCATCATTTTGTCTCTTAAATGCAAAGCCTTTTTCGCTTCCATATAGAGCGGTATTGATGCCCGTAAGCACAATTTCCTTGTAACCTCTATCTACAAGAGCTTTCGCCTCAGCAATAATCTCCTCTATCCCTCTGCTTCTGACCGCACCCCTTGCATAAGGAATCTTGCAGTAGGAGCAGAATCGGTTGCAACCTTCTTCAATCTTTATATATGCCCTCTGCATCTGTGACTCACTTGAGATTACGATGCCAGTCTCCTCATAGCCAACAAGCTCGCTAAAAGGAAGTACTCTGGTTTCAGTATCAGGCTCTTTGCCAGTCTTTCTAAGCTCCAAAGCATTCATAACCTCTTCGCAGATAGTAGACTTAAGGTTATTTCCAATAACGATATCAACATCAGGCATGGCCTCAAGCTCTTCGCTAGCAGTCTGGGCATAGCAGCCAGTAACCACCATCACAGAATCAGGGCTGAGCTTCTTCATGCGCCTTATATACTTTCTCGACTTGCTATCAGCAACGCTTGTCACAGTGCAAGTATTGATGACATAGGCGTCAGCAGCTTCATCTTCCCCCACGATTTCTGCACCGCGGGAAAGGAACTCTTCTTTCATAGCCTCTGTCTCATATTGATTCACCTTGCATCCAAGCGTATGAAAAGCAATCTTCATATGTGTTAACCGTCCTTTACAATGATGGGTTAAAGTCTAACACACCTCTTTATAACGGTCAACGAGGCTAAGGCGATGAATGACAATAGAAATAGTCCAAGATACATATATAGCAGTGAACCATCTCCAGTTCTTGGAATTGTCGGCTGTGCAACTCTGATCGTTTGATCTCGGTTATTTATATCTTCATGTGTTGCAACGAGCTTCCCTTTATCGTCATACACCTTTTCGTATGCTACGAGCTCCTTGCCAGCAATCTTGGACGTATTAAGTTTAAATGATACTGATGCTGTGCCATTTCCTTCACTTGTAAAAGTGGTACTTCCTGTCACAACTTTTCCGTCTTCTTCGTAAGGCTTGCCAGTCTTCTTATCCATTAGGATACCTCTTACAGTGTAGCTACGTCCCGAAATCAGATTCTCGTACCTCACTGCGTCAACAAGCGATACATTCTTTGCCTTTGAAATTATCTTCGCTCCTCCCTTACCAGTCATCTTGGTTCCAATAGCTGGGTAGTAGATGGACTGAGCAGAATCATTGATATCAGCATGAACTGCGACAGGAACGTTTCTATAAGTTAATGTTTCAAATACTACGGTCACCTTATCCTGGCGGAGAGTCGAGTCATATCTGAATTCGAGCTCTATTTCTCCGTCTCCGTTCTCCGCTGTAAATTCTTTTTCTGCAGTAATCTCTTTGTCATCCTTATCAAGGATAGGTTTATTCTTATCCTTGTCCATTAGGACTCCTGTTACCTTATATTTTTTACCGATGATAAGGTTCTTGTACTTAACCTTGTCGATGATTTTTTCTTCCTTGCTAGGGGCACCTGTATTTGTGCCAGACTCAACTGAATGTGCCTTCGTTTTAATCTCCGGATGACGAAGAGTCTGGTTGTCATCGTTTATATCGCGGTGATTTGCAATCTCTTTGCCTTTATACTTTAATGTCTCAAAGACAACAGTGTCCTTTCCAGCTAGCTTAGTAGTATCAAAGGTGAACTCGAGCCCTACCTCTCCGCTTGCAATGCTGTCAGAAATCGTCGAATTCTGCGCGGTAACCGTGAACTCCTTCTGAGAAGTAATCCTGCTGCCATTCTCCTCAAGTGGCTTTCCTGTACTCTTATCCATCAGCACCCCTTCGAGAGTATATGTTTCACCTTCATACAAGTTAGAGAAGCTCACAACGTCCTTAACCTTAGTCTTCGGACCATACATTGCAAGTGAATCCTCTGTCGCAATGTCCATAGCCTTAGTTCCGATTTTAGGGATAGCAGGGTTGTTGACATGCGAAGATGGCTCTCCTGAGTTGAAATATACAGCCGCACCAGCTCCATCACCATCGATTTTCTTGGTATATAAAGTTTTATCTAGAAGATATCCCGCCGGCGCCTTAGTCTCGCGAATAGTCACTGTTCCGCGAGGCAGTACAGCATCGCCCTGCTCTGTAACAAAGAGAGGATCGCTGCCCTTTGCGAGGTTCTTATCTCTGAGCTCTGCAGTGTATTTACCAGAAGCATCCTTAGTCGTTCTTAGTTTCCATGTGCGAACAACCTTTGCGTTTTCAACAGGTCCAATAGTATCATAATACTTAACTTCAAATTCAGCACCAGTCATGTCGCTAGGATTCATGTAACTATCACCACTAGCTTTTTTCTCGAGAAAAATCTTAACGGGCGCAAACACAGGTGAATCATATGACTGCACTGTGCTCGTAGTTTCAGCCTTGCTCTCCACCTTATAAACAGTCTTGTCTAGCTCATAGCCTACTGGGGCTGTCGTCTCCTTTACAGTGTATTTACCAGGCTTCACTTCCAAAGTTCCTGTTCTACCCTTCTCGTCTGTCGTCAGTTTTCCGACTGCCGTTCCTCCTTCATCATAAACCGTATACACTGCACCAGCTAGAGAATATGTGCCTTTGCACTCTCCAGCAATCTTGATATTGTTGCCGATGGATTTAACAACTTCGATCTTTCCATATGGTTTAAGCCCCCATGCTAGCATCATCTGTGAACCATTAGTTGGATAAGCGAGATATGACTTGAAGTTTTCAGGAATTTCGCCCTTGTAGGCCTTCACATCCTGCATCATGCGATTGATTAGAGGTCTTGAGTTAACTCTTTCATATGCAGGTCTCCCATTAACTCTTCTAGCCGCACATACTAATGCAAAGTAATACTCTTTCTCATCATAGTTGTTCTTCTGCCACTTATCTGTACTGGCAAGGTACGCGAATTTTGTAAACAGAGAATCAGATGCCTGCTTTGTAAGTGTAACGACCTGCCCTGCTTCTGCAGTTCTAAAGTTCTTACCATCTGCACATGCCGCATCATGGATAAGCCCATCGATATTCACCTTGAATATACTCGCATGATTGCGATTGTTATCCTTGTACTGCTTATGCCATGTTACGGTTCCTCTCGTTAGTCCAGCCTCTGGACTTGCTGCCACAGACCTAAATGAGGAGGCACCTCTAGGAGCTGTTGCCCCTACGCTCATGGTCATCCTTCTGCTGACATTATCATATGATGCAGACTCTGGTATTCGCTCTAAAGTATTAGTATTATGAACATTTCCTCTTCTGCCTGCTTCGTTATCAAACTCGCCTTCCATTACGATGTTCGACTCGGCACTACGCGCATTACCATCTGACTCGCTATTAGATGAATCTGCTCCGCTTACAACTTCGTTGCTATTCACCGCTTTGATGGTGAAATTCGCATGACCACCTGTCAGCTTAATGATGAATTTCCCCTCGCTACTTTTATTTATAAAGTGAGTAGCCGAGTCTCCTTTCATATCCACATCACCGTACACGCTCGCATTCTTTCCACCATCGAGAGCTATAATTTCAAGAATTACACCTCTATCCAGCTTGTAATTAATCTGGTACTCATCTCCCGTCCTTGCACTCCGGGCAAAAGTCTCTCCATTTGATAGATTGGTAGTATCTGAAGTCCCAGACTTCAAAGCTGAAAGCTTCGCCCCACTTCCAGTTACTTTGAACTGAAGCCTCGCAGCCGTATCAGGCGGAATGATATTTACACTGCCATCAGGAGCTTTACCTGAACTTAGCGCAAAAACCTGCGATGTTCCAAGAAGCATCACTATACACAGCATCGAGACGATGCAATTATAAATACGTTTAATATTCATTGCTCACCTCAACATCCAGCTCTAATTGCCTTCATCTTCTGAAGCTGGCATATCCTCGAACCTATCAGCAAGAAGCCTCGAGAGTTCCCTAGCTTCATCCTCATGCAAAGTAATCCCTCTGCTCATATGCTCGTGATCAGAGTCCCAGTCACGAATATCGAACTTCGGTGTTCTGTCATTCCACTGAATAAGGTTAAGCTCCTTGCTCCAATTGTTCTTATAGGTAGCCAGTACCCCGATGTGATCCAAAATCTTGTAGGTTACACTTCTTTCATTGTTAGTTGCCATTCTAAAACTCCTTCCATTTATACACGGTGCTATCGCACCTCACTTTCATGTAAATTATATGGTTCCTGTGGAGCTGACAACAATGCAAGAAGTGCACTATAAATAGTGAGATTATCCCTTTTATGAGAGTTTTTATAATACGATTTAAAGCGACCTAGAAATATTAGTTTTAATGCGGATTTTATGATGTGAATTAAAATTTAGAAGCAAAAAATTAAAAGGACCTCTGCACGGTAGAGGTCCTAAGCGCCCTTTGGCGGTTTTATATTTAACACACTTATTGTGTCTAAATACTAGCATA
Coding sequences within it:
- a CDS encoding desulfoferrodoxin family protein: MKKLYKSKSCGTIVGKVFDDGGVLACCGEDMEELVPKTADSATEKHVPVVECDGNLVKVTVGSTLHPMTEEHHIQFIILETNLGFQRKALKVDGEPVATFAIQDGEKVVAAYEYCNIHGFWVNELN
- the rpsC gene encoding 30S ribosomal protein S3; the protein is MGQKVNPHGFRVGVNKNWNSKWFADKSNFADFLVEDNKVRNYVKKKLYAAGVASVVIERPAADKVKVIIATARPGMVIGRSGDGIDELKKNLVKLTGKTVDISIEEVRRAELDAQLTAESIAQALERRVSFRRAMKSAIQRTMKSGAKGIKVLVSGRLGGAEIARSEKYSEGNVPLHTLRADIDYGFAEADTTYGKIGVKVWVNHGEILDKGLKEAIPEQSRNDRRDRKQRRNDKRDKKRSFGNRRNDNRESRPEVKPATTRVRKAPKVTEAAPAPEVVETAQGTEE
- the rpsQ gene encoding 30S ribosomal protein S17; the encoded protein is MERNSRKTRTGVVVSDKMDKTIVVATKDSVRHSLYGKAVKRTKKFKVHDENNECGIGDRVKIMETKPLSKDKRWRLVEIVEKAK
- the rplP gene encoding 50S ribosomal protein L16, whose protein sequence is MLMPKRVKRRRVHRGRMKGVATKGNTVTYGQFGLVAEEPAWIDSKQIEAARIAMTRSIKRGGKVYIKIFPHKPITKKPAEVRMGSGKGSPEYWVAVVKPGRVMFELEGVTEAQAKEALRLASHKLPVRCKFVVKNQEAKGGDE
- the rplN gene encoding 50S ribosomal protein L14; translation: MIQTETRLRVADNSGAKELLCIRILGGTGRKYANIGDIIVCSVKDAAPGGVVKKGDVVKAVVVRSKSGARRDDGSYVKFDQNAAVIIKDRSDKNPVGTRIFGPVARELRDNGFMKIVSLAPEVL
- the rplD gene encoding 50S ribosomal protein L4; this translates as MAKVKMLNMAGAEVGEVTLNDEIFGIEPNEIAVQTVVKNYLANQRQGTQSAKTRSEVRGGGRKPFRQKGTGRHRQGSTTDPTQVGGGIVFAPKPRDYRYAVPKKVKRLALKSVLSAKVADKEIIVLDELKFAEPKTKEMVKVLENIKADKKALIVMDEKDENVVRSASNIQGVRTALVSTMNVYEIINHYSLVLTKAAAERIEEVYA
- the rplW gene encoding 50S ribosomal protein L23 encodes the protein MKSGYDVILKPIITEQSMDMSADKKYVFKVADTANKTEVRQAVEEIFGVDVAKVNIMNVNGKVKRMGRTVGRTASYKKAIVTLAADSKEIEIFQGL
- the rplV gene encoding 50S ribosomal protein L22 — its product is MEAKALAKYVRMSPSKLKPVTDLVRGKDLNEALTILKFTPGKGAELVEKVVQSAAANAENNFDMNRDELYVAEVYANQGPTMKRFRAGAQGRASMILKRTSHIGVTLKEREAVKAVETVEGGQPDGSEG
- a CDS encoding histidine triad nucleotide-binding protein; protein product: MEDCIFCKLAKGEIPTDMVYEDDLISVFRDAAPEAPVHVLMVPKKHVASLNDLEDADRELMGHMMLKIKDIAAQEGLDNGYRTVINTGEDGQQTVHHLHIHILGRRKMTWPPG
- the rpsS gene encoding 30S ribosomal protein S19; the protein is MGRSLKKGPFVEKKLIKRIEAMNESNEKSVIKTWSRPSTIFPQMVGHTIAVHDGRKHVPVYITEDMVGHRLGEFAPTRTYKGHAGDKAK
- the rpsJ gene encoding 30S ribosomal protein S10, giving the protein MSELQKIRIRLKAYDHALLDKSAAKIVETAERTGATVSGPIPLPTEKEVVTIIRAVHKYKDSREQFEQRTHKRLIDITNASTKTTDALAKLDMPAGIDIEIKL
- the rpmC gene encoding 50S ribosomal protein L29, which translates into the protein MDLNTIRKMTDQERTAELARMKQELFNLRFQHVTGQLDNPVKMREIRRDIARVKTIIREMEKPEA
- the mtaB gene encoding tRNA (N(6)-L-threonylcarbamoyladenosine(37)-C(2))-methylthiotransferase MtaB; its protein translation is MKIAFHTLGCKVNQYETEAMKEEFLSRGAEIVGEDEAADAYVINTCTVTSVADSKSRKYIRRMKKLSPDSVMVVTGCYAQTASEELEAMPDVDIVIGNNLKSTICEEVMNALELRKTGKEPDTETRVLPFSELVGYEETGIVISSESQMQRAYIKIEEGCNRFCSYCKIPYARGAVRSRGIEEIIAEAKALVDRGYKEIVLTGINTALYGSEKGFAFKRQNDEEGLSGIEAVLKRLDELEGDFRVRLSSLEPNVVDKEHVERIVKYKRLCRHLHLSIQSGSNNVLKGMKRRYTRDEYLAIVEAIRSVDSLYGITTDIIVGFPGETKEDFADTLDVVNKATFGRVHAFKFSPRQGTEAAKYKETVTPADKTARVNELINRAGHVAQEFQKRNFGVVHRVLVETFEEDYATGYTSNYIKVYIKDKERKLTSGEFVEVRLISNYKEGCLAEVV
- the rplB gene encoding 50S ribosomal protein L2, with amino-acid sequence MGIKKYNPTTPGLRGMTVSTFEEITVSKPEKSLTKTLKKHSGRNVRGKITVRHRGGGYRPKYRIIDFKRTKDGIPATVKTIEYDPNRTANIALLVYADGEKRYIVAPNKLRVGDVVESGPDSDIKVGNALPIANIPVGTIIHNIELKPGKGAQLVRSAGNGAQLMAKEGNYAQVRLPSGEVRMVRINCRATIGEVGNIDHANIQIGKAGRKRHMGWRPTVRGSVMNPNDHPHGGGEGRAPVGRKSPVTPWGKPTLGYKTRNKHKDSNKYIVRRRNAK
- the rplC gene encoding 50S ribosomal protein L3, with translation MKTLLGKKIGMTQIFNENGAVVPVTVIEAGPEVVTQVKTVETDGYNAVQVGYEEQKAHRLNKPETGHFEKCGVAPKKYLAEFRVEDGETYEVGQEITVADFEEGMKLDVTGVSKGKGTQGNIKRHGHRRGPMTHGSKHKRLAGALAAGTYPSRVFKGNKAPGRMGRDTVTVQNIVLVKVIADRNLLLVKGAVPGKKGGLLKVKGAVKGQNK